From Xenopus tropicalis strain Nigerian chromosome 3, UCB_Xtro_10.0, whole genome shotgun sequence, the proteins below share one genomic window:
- the LOC100491420 gene encoding probable N-acetyltransferase 16 has translation MSDLYLLNLQFLPATASDYDEVMSISGGIHDGVDYLPFRYHEWLAEPQRRMFVARSEEKVVAFASFLLVDGGVTAVLQGLRVAPWMRGRGIAREIQKFCFNTLRTNHPGVTKIRETVEENVPPSLLSKSRLLHSKAVVSVFLPNDHLEKTTQLLSCRLLSVYQGRPPVPQSLSKVLRLLDDPRTAEDLFPKGVLIQDLLPLTTHKCNIELLARWGIAWVYSKPSDLLTNPIEGANSSSISNLSEHSTLSCTSSGFLSLSTPPFPVPLEKGVYRLNIDLFGSNPSFAQAHILHHVTEAVRVLPPGGSIVCFVFAEETLRKPVMHYLHGMAPFPAYRELLMLERTLEA, from the exons ATGTCTGACTTATATCTTCTGAATTTGCAGTTCCTCCCTGCCACCGCCAGTGACTATGATGAGGTTATGTCTATCTCAGGCGGAATACATGATGGGGTGGATTATCTGCCGTTCAGGTACCACGAGTGGTTGGCCGAGCCTCAGCGGAGGATGTTTGTAGCCAGATCTGAAGAAAAAGTG GTCGCCTTTGCCTCCTTCTTGTTGGTGGACGGTGGCGTAACGGCCGTGCTGCAAGGTCTCCGCGTCGCCCCCTGGATGAGGGGCCGTGGGATTGCTAGGGAAATTCAGAAGTTTTGTTTCAACACCCTGCGCACTAACCACCCTGGGGTCACCAAAATACGGGAAACAGTAGAAGAAAACGTTCCGCCATCTTTGCTGAGCAAGTCTCGGTTGTTGCATTCCAAG GCGGTTGTCTCAGTGTTCCTGCCCAACGACCATCTGGAGAAGACAACCCAGTTACTGAGCTGCCGGCTGCTGAGTGTCTATCAGGGGAGACCTCCAGTTCCACAAAGTCTCTCCAAGGTTCTACGTCTGCTTGATGATCCCAGGACTGCAGAAGATTTGTTTCCCAAGGGGGTTCTTATTCAGGACCTGCTGCCTCTTACCACACACAAATGCAATATAGAGTTACTGGCACGTTGGGGCATTGCCTGGGTATACTCTAAACCTTCTGATCTTCTAACTAACCCCATTGAAGGTGCTAATTCTTCTTCCATATCCAACCTATCTGAACATTCTACTCTCTCTTGCACCTCCTCTGGGTTCCTTAGCCTGAGCACCCCTCCATTCCCAGTGCCCTTAGAAAAAGGCGTGTATCGTCTGAACATTGATCTCTTTGGCTCCAATCCTAGCTTTGCACAGGCACATATTCTGCATCACGTGACTGAGGCAGTAAGGGTGCTGCCCCCAGGGGGCAGTATTGTCTGCTTTGTGTTTGCAGAAGAGACCCTGAGAAAACCAGTTATGCATTATTTGCACGGGATGGCCCCTTTCCCTGCCTATAGGGAGCTTCTTATGTTAGAGAGAACCCTGGAAGCCTAG